Proteins encoded together in one Flavobacterium keumense window:
- the ppk1 gene encoding polyphosphate kinase 1: MLQQKYIDREKSWLAFNARVLQEAGDETVPLLDRMRFLGIFSNNLDEFFRVRFAAIRRLTLTGISGEKFFNGISAQQLLNDITEIVIEQQAESLDILNDIEARLEKENIFTIDEHDVTEAQENFLKDFFVQKVSPELVTIILNDLDHFPVLKDTAGYLAVKLVTKIQTQEEDVDTNSEIRYAVIELPKTINRFVVLPPEGEKQFVIMLDDVIRLNLNKIFDIFDYESVSAHMIKITRDAQLDIDSDMSKSMLEKISAGVKDRRIGEPVRFIYDQTIDKDTLHFFLTNMKIDATDSIIPGGKYHNRRDYMDFPNLGRFDLLYKTNPPLPIPGLSLDENIMKKIAVKDYLVNAPYQSYSYVIKFLREAALDPKVTTIKITLYRLAKNSQIISSLINAAKNGKKVTVQIELQARFDEASNISYAEQMQTEGIELIFGIKGLKVHSKICVIERLEGKKIKRYGIISTGNFNEATAKVYTDVTLFTAHQKILKDVSKIFDFFDTNYRVHRYKHLIVSPHYTRSRFHKLIDREISHALAGRKTYMKLKMNSLSDTEMIDKLYEASRAGVKIQLEVRGICSLIPGVPGMSENIEAISIVDNYLEHSRIYIFGNASQTEVYISSADIMTRNLDGRVEVTCPIYDEEIKQELIDNFDLGWKGNVKARFHSQKLDNKYRQRGNNPVFRAQLETYKYYQNKVIQEEVI, translated from the coding sequence GTGTTGCAACAAAAATATATTGATAGGGAAAAAAGTTGGTTAGCTTTTAACGCTAGAGTACTACAAGAAGCAGGAGATGAAACAGTACCACTTTTAGACCGTATGCGATTTTTAGGAATTTTTTCTAATAATTTAGATGAGTTTTTTAGAGTTCGTTTTGCTGCTATTCGCAGATTAACATTAACCGGAATTTCAGGAGAAAAGTTTTTTAACGGTATTTCGGCTCAGCAATTATTAAATGATATTACGGAGATTGTTATTGAGCAACAAGCAGAAAGTTTAGATATTTTAAATGATATTGAAGCTCGATTGGAAAAAGAAAATATTTTTACGATTGATGAACACGATGTTACCGAAGCTCAAGAAAATTTTTTAAAGGATTTTTTTGTTCAAAAAGTGAGTCCTGAATTGGTTACTATCATTTTGAATGATTTGGATCACTTTCCTGTTTTAAAAGATACTGCGGGTTATTTGGCAGTGAAATTGGTTACTAAGATTCAGACTCAAGAAGAAGATGTTGATACGAACTCAGAAATTCGTTATGCCGTTATTGAACTCCCAAAAACAATCAATCGGTTTGTTGTCTTACCTCCAGAAGGAGAAAAACAATTTGTGATTATGTTAGACGATGTTATTCGTCTTAATTTGAATAAAATTTTCGATATTTTCGATTACGAAAGTGTTTCTGCACACATGATAAAAATTACTCGAGACGCACAATTGGATATTGATAGCGACATGAGTAAGAGTATGTTAGAAAAAATATCGGCAGGTGTAAAAGATCGAAGAATTGGAGAACCTGTTCGGTTTATTTATGATCAAACGATTGACAAAGACACGCTTCATTTTTTCTTGACTAATATGAAAATTGATGCTACCGATAGTATTATCCCAGGCGGTAAATATCATAATAGAAGAGATTATATGGATTTTCCAAATTTAGGAAGGTTTGATTTGTTATATAAAACGAATCCACCGTTGCCAATTCCAGGATTGAGTTTGGACGAAAACATAATGAAAAAAATTGCGGTAAAAGATTATTTAGTTAATGCACCGTACCAATCGTATTCTTATGTTATCAAATTCTTGCGAGAAGCAGCTTTGGATCCAAAAGTAACCACGATTAAAATTACATTATATCGTTTGGCTAAAAATTCGCAAATTATTAGCTCGCTAATCAATGCCGCAAAAAACGGTAAAAAAGTAACTGTTCAAATCGAATTGCAAGCTCGTTTTGACGAAGCAAGTAATATTTCCTATGCAGAGCAAATGCAAACCGAGGGTATCGAACTTATTTTTGGAATTAAAGGTTTAAAAGTACACAGCAAAATTTGTGTTATTGAACGATTGGAGGGTAAAAAAATCAAGCGTTACGGAATTATATCTACGGGTAATTTTAACGAAGCTACAGCCAAAGTATATACCGATGTAACACTTTTCACTGCACATCAAAAAATCTTGAAAGACGTTTCTAAAATATTTGATTTCTTTGATACTAATTATAGAGTACATCGATACAAACATTTAATTGTTTCTCCTCATTATACAAGAAGTCGTTTCCATAAATTAATTGATAGAGAAATTTCTCATGCACTTGCAGGTAGAAAGACGTATATGAAATTAAAAATGAATAGTCTTTCAGATACTGAAATGATTGATAAATTATATGAGGCAAGTAGAGCAGGAGTTAAAATTCAATTAGAAGTAAGAGGAATTTGTTCGTTAATACCTGGAGTTCCAGGTATGAGTGAAAATATTGAAGCTATTAGTATTGTAGATAATTATTTGGAACATTCTAGAATTTACATTTTTGGAAATGCGAGCCAAACGGAAGTCTATATTTCATCGGCTGATATCATGACTAGGAACCTAGACGGTAGGGTTGAAGTTACCTGTCCAATTTATGATGAAGAAATTAAACAAGAATTAATTGATAATTTTGATTTGGGTTGGAAAGGAAATGTAAAAGCTCGATTCCATTCTCAAAAATTAGATAATAAATACAGACAAAGAGGAAATAATCCTGTTTTTAGAGCCCAGTTGGAGACGTATAAATATTATCAAAATAAAGTAATTCAAGAAGAAGTTATTTAA
- a CDS encoding Ppx/GppA phosphatase family protein, whose translation MLKIKKYAAIDIGSNAMRLLIANIIEQEGKETQFSKSSLVRVPIRLGQDAFTVGAISEENIDRMCDAMKAFSLLMKVHKVEQYKAFATSAMREAYNGKEVTEIIKKKAGVKIEIIDGKKEAAIIASTDLHHLLKTDQTYLFVDVGGGSTEFTLFSNGKMIVSRSFKAGTVRLLNNMVHEIVWDEIEKWIRTHTEEYDEVTLIGSGGNINKLFKMSGKLQEKPLSYIYINSQYAFLNSLTYEQRIAELGLNSDRADVILPATRIYLNAMKWSGARNIYVPKIGLADGIVKAMYYGKI comes from the coding sequence ATGTTAAAAATAAAAAAATACGCCGCAATCGATATTGGATCTAACGCCATGCGATTGCTCATTGCCAATATTATTGAACAAGAAGGTAAAGAAACCCAATTTAGTAAAAGTTCCTTAGTTCGTGTGCCAATTCGTTTGGGACAAGATGCGTTTACTGTTGGAGCCATTTCAGAAGAAAACATTGATAGAATGTGCGATGCGATGAAAGCATTCAGTTTATTGATGAAAGTACACAAGGTAGAACAGTATAAAGCTTTTGCGACTTCGGCAATGCGCGAAGCGTATAACGGAAAAGAAGTAACTGAAATCATTAAGAAAAAAGCAGGTGTAAAAATTGAAATTATTGATGGCAAAAAAGAGGCTGCCATTATTGCTTCAACTGATTTACATCATTTATTAAAAACGGATCAAACCTATCTTTTTGTTGATGTAGGAGGAGGAAGTACTGAATTTACGTTGTTTTCTAACGGGAAAATGATTGTTTCTAGATCATTTAAAGCTGGAACGGTTCGTTTATTGAATAATATGGTTCACGAAATAGTTTGGGATGAAATTGAAAAATGGATTCGAACCCATACCGAAGAATATGATGAAGTTACTTTAATAGGTTCTGGAGGGAATATCAATAAGTTATTCAAAATGTCAGGAAAACTTCAAGAAAAACCATTGTCTTATATTTATATTAATTCGCAATATGCTTTTTTAAATTCATTGACGTATGAACAACGTATTGCTGAATTAGGTTTGAACTCAGACCGTGCCGATGTAATTCTTCCTGCCACACGAATTTATTTGAATGCTATGAAATGGAGTGGAGCTAGAAATATTTATGTTCCTAAAATTGGTTTAGCAGACGGAATTGTTAAAGCAATGTATTACGGTAAAATTTAG
- a CDS encoding DNA polymerase III subunit gamma/tau, with the protein MPDAIGLHHFRWRKKKVEQFIIPPTYFKNSGYSIVEVVKNTETQEKAENTIPEKTSIPSLEIKDITPTEAVIEAPKPITEPILEVVKPTISNESEPKVSALSLSSIRAKKALEENSKTVVKETLHLPTEPFTETEMLLQWNKYAQRLGDKGYKIMESLLLINDPVLNGTHITIELPNEGSKLDFESEKLGLLGYLKGHLHNHDITIEVIVNESFESKRSFNDQDRYNRLHQINPNIELLKSTFGLDIT; encoded by the coding sequence TTGCCTGATGCAATTGGCCTCCATCACTTTCGATGGAGAAAAAAAAAAGTTGAGCAATTTATAATTCCGCCTACTTATTTTAAAAATTCAGGTTATTCTATTGTTGAAGTAGTTAAAAATACTGAAACGCAAGAAAAAGCTGAAAATACTATTCCAGAAAAGACAAGTATCCCTTCGCTAGAAATTAAGGACATAACTCCTACTGAAGCAGTAATTGAAGCTCCTAAACCTATTACCGAACCAATACTTGAAGTAGTAAAACCTACTATTTCGAATGAATCGGAACCTAAAGTTTCGGCACTTTCTTTATCGAGTATTCGTGCTAAAAAAGCATTAGAAGAAAACTCCAAAACTGTTGTAAAAGAGACACTTCATTTGCCTACAGAACCATTTACAGAAACTGAAATGTTGTTGCAATGGAATAAATACGCGCAACGCTTAGGTGACAAAGGATACAAAATCATGGAATCTTTATTGCTAATCAACGATCCCGTTTTGAACGGAACGCATATTACCATTGAATTGCCTAACGAAGGTTCAAAATTAGATTTTGAAAGTGAAAAATTAGGATTGTTAGGGTATTTAAAGGGGCATTTACACAACCACGATATTACTATTGAAGTAATTGTAAATGAAAGTTTTGAAAGTAAACGTAGCTTCAATGACCAAGATCGTTACAATCGTTTACATCAAATTAATCCGAACATTGAATTATTAAAATCAACATTCGGATTAGATATTACATAA
- the dnaX gene encoding DNA polymerase III subunit gamma/tau, whose amino-acid sequence MEQFIVSARKYRPQTFKDVVGQKAITSTLLNAIENNHLASALLFTGPRGVGKTTCARILARKINQPGYDDPNEDFAFNVFELDAASNNSVDDIRNLIDQVRIPPQTGQYKVYIIDEVHMLSSAAFNAFLKTLEEPPKHAIFILATTEKHKIIPTILSRCQIFDFKRITVKDAKEHLADVATSQGVQFEDDALHIIAQKADGAMRDALSIFDRVVSFCGTNLTRQAVTENLNVLDYETYINVTDLILENKIPELLVAFNEILAKGFDAHHFVAGLASHFRDLLVSKNPATLSLLEVGEQAQQMYGIQAQKCDANFLLKGIEIANDCDLKYKVSQNQRLLVELCLMQLASITFDGEKKKLSNL is encoded by the coding sequence ATGGAACAATTTATAGTATCGGCTCGTAAATACCGTCCTCAAACATTTAAAGATGTTGTGGGGCAAAAAGCCATTACTAGTACTTTGTTGAATGCCATCGAAAACAATCATTTGGCCTCTGCCCTTTTATTTACAGGGCCTCGTGGTGTAGGTAAAACTACTTGTGCACGTATTTTGGCACGAAAAATTAACCAACCTGGTTATGACGATCCAAATGAAGATTTTGCTTTCAATGTATTTGAATTGGATGCAGCATCCAACAACTCTGTAGATGATATACGAAACTTGATTGACCAAGTACGTATCCCACCACAAACTGGTCAATACAAAGTATACATCATCGATGAGGTACACATGTTGTCTTCGGCAGCTTTTAATGCGTTTTTGAAAACACTAGAAGAACCGCCAAAACACGCTATTTTCATTTTAGCTACAACGGAAAAACATAAAATCATTCCGACGATTTTATCACGTTGTCAAATATTTGATTTCAAAAGAATTACTGTTAAAGATGCAAAAGAGCATTTAGCAGATGTTGCCACTAGTCAAGGTGTGCAATTTGAAGACGATGCCTTGCACATTATAGCTCAAAAGGCTGATGGTGCTATGCGTGATGCTTTGTCCATTTTTGACCGAGTAGTTTCTTTTTGTGGAACTAATTTGACTCGTCAAGCGGTAACAGAGAATTTGAATGTTTTAGATTATGAAACCTACATTAATGTAACCGATTTGATTTTGGAAAACAAAATTCCAGAATTATTAGTTGCTTTCAATGAAATTCTAGCTAAAGGATTTGATGCGCATCATTTTGTGGCTGGATTGGCTTCGCACTTTAGGGATTTATTGGTTTCTAAAAACCCTGCGACTTTATCTTTGCTAGAAGTCGGAGAACAAGCTCAACAGATGTACGGTATTCAAGCGCAAAAATGTGATGCTAATTTCTTGTTGAAAGGAATTGAAATTGCCAATGATTGTGATTTAAAATACAAAGTCAGTCAAAATCAACGACTACTTGTAGAACTTTGCCTGATGCAATTGGCCTCCATCACTTTCGATGGAGAAAAAAAAAAGTTGAGCAATTTATAA
- a CDS encoding RsmD family RNA methyltransferase: protein MRIISGKYKGRRIFPPKNLPVRPTTDMSKESLFNVLNNHFNFEGLKVLDLFSGTGNISFEFASRGSSPITSVDGDFGCVKFIKQIAAEFDFTIAAIKSDVFAFLEKNKTSYDVIFADPPYGLDQKTFEKVVTLVFEKGLLEEDGMLIIEHSKYTKMEHLPHFSFQKSYGGSFFSFFEIASSEEETEEE, encoded by the coding sequence ATGAGAATTATTTCAGGCAAATACAAAGGCCGACGGATATTTCCTCCTAAAAACCTTCCTGTACGTCCTACAACCGATATGAGTAAAGAATCATTATTCAATGTGTTGAATAATCATTTTAACTTTGAAGGACTTAAAGTATTGGATTTATTCTCGGGAACAGGAAACATTAGCTTTGAATTTGCTTCCAGAGGTAGTTCGCCAATTACTTCAGTAGATGGTGATTTTGGTTGTGTAAAATTCATCAAACAAATCGCTGCTGAATTTGATTTTACTATTGCTGCTATTAAAAGTGATGTTTTTGCTTTTCTTGAAAAAAACAAAACTAGTTACGATGTCATTTTCGCAGATCCTCCTTATGGTTTAGACCAAAAAACATTTGAAAAAGTAGTTACTTTAGTTTTCGAAAAAGGACTTTTAGAAGAAGACGGAATGTTAATTATTGAGCATTCCAAATACACTAAAATGGAACATTTACCTCATTTTTCTTTTCAGAAAAGTTATGGTGGATCTTTCTTTAGTTTTTTTGAAATAGCATCTTCTGAAGAGGAAACTGAAGAAGAATAA
- a CDS encoding DUF3822 family protein produces MNTNITEKKYKKLSIQVALNGLSFCCFDTLNNTITSFNEVHFDTFHKATKTEDLFADAFSDYPELKESYDEILIIHNNNLSTFVPEPLFDENFLGSYLQYNTKVFETDFFAFDEIANCQMNTVYIPYVNINNFFIDQFGTFDYKHANTILVSKLLIASKNNPEKKMFVHINSGHFEIIVVQNQKLVLFNSFDYTTPEDFLYYILFTAEQLGLNPEEFSLELIGKIDAESEYYQLAYKYIRNVSLLDVSDLQAKNNFSEADNRTHFILFNS; encoded by the coding sequence ATGAACACAAACATCACCGAAAAAAAGTATAAAAAATTATCTATTCAAGTTGCCTTGAACGGACTTTCTTTTTGTTGTTTTGACACGTTGAACAACACCATCACTTCTTTTAACGAAGTGCATTTTGACACCTTTCATAAGGCTACTAAAACCGAAGATTTATTTGCTGATGCTTTTAGTGATTATCCAGAATTAAAGGAGTCGTATGATGAAATTCTAATAATTCACAATAACAATTTATCCACCTTTGTTCCTGAGCCGTTGTTTGATGAAAACTTTTTAGGAAGCTATTTACAATACAATACCAAAGTTTTTGAAACTGATTTTTTTGCTTTTGACGAAATTGCCAATTGCCAAATGAACACTGTTTACATTCCGTATGTAAATATCAATAACTTTTTTATTGACCAATTTGGCACTTTTGATTACAAGCATGCCAATACTATTTTGGTTTCCAAATTATTGATCGCGTCCAAAAACAATCCAGAGAAAAAGATGTTTGTACACATCAATTCAGGGCATTTTGAAATCATCGTGGTGCAAAACCAAAAACTTGTATTGTTCAATTCGTTTGACTATACTACTCCTGAAGATTTCTTGTATTACATTTTGTTTACAGCAGAACAATTAGGTTTAAATCCAGAAGAATTCTCTTTAGAATTGATTGGAAAAATCGATGCCGAAAGTGAGTATTACCAATTAGCCTACAAATACATTCGCAATGTGTCATTACTAGATGTAAGCGATTTACAAGCTAAAAACAATTTTTCAGAAGCGGATAACAGAACCCATTTTATACTTTTCAATTCATGA
- a CDS encoding ATP-dependent DNA helicase, whose product MNSSLFYSLLKKKFPFEPTYKQDIFFQKIAIFLTEMENNTIFVLKGYAGTGKTTVISTIVNNLIEINKKYVLLAPTGRAAKVIANYSNKPAFTIHKKIYFPKKSSGGGISFTLQPNKHKNTIFIVDEASMISDANSDSKLYENGSLLDDLISYVYSGTNCKMILLGDTAQLPPVNLDISPALDTHTLAVHYDKEIESIELDEVMRQEENSGILFNATELRELLKDSFINEFQFDVRKFKDIVRLVDGYDIQDAIHSAYNNYSIEDTAFIVRSNKRANQYNEQIRTRILDRESELSTGDFLMVVKNNYFWLKDSDEAGFIANGDIIEVLELFSIQELYSFKFAKVKIRMVDYPNQRPFETVLLLDTIKSESPSLTYEESNRLYQEVLKDYEGETKYKQFQKIKNNEYFNALQVKFSYAITCHKSQGGQWNTVFIEQPYLPDGINNDYIRWLYTAMTRAKNKLYLIGFKDESFVD is encoded by the coding sequence ATGAACTCCTCCCTGTTTTACAGTCTTTTAAAGAAAAAATTTCCGTTTGAACCCACTTACAAACAGGATATTTTTTTTCAAAAGATTGCTATTTTCTTAACTGAAATGGAAAACAATACCATTTTTGTATTGAAAGGATATGCAGGAACAGGAAAAACTACGGTCATTTCTACGATTGTCAATAACTTAATTGAGATTAATAAAAAATATGTTTTGCTTGCGCCAACAGGCCGTGCAGCTAAGGTGATTGCCAATTATTCGAATAAACCTGCTTTTACCATTCATAAAAAAATCTATTTCCCTAAGAAATCTTCAGGCGGAGGCATTTCGTTCACTTTGCAACCTAATAAACATAAAAATACCATTTTCATTGTTGATGAGGCTTCCATGATTTCAGACGCTAATTCAGATTCAAAATTATATGAAAACGGTTCTTTATTGGATGATTTAATTTCGTATGTATATTCAGGAACCAACTGTAAAATGATTCTGTTGGGAGACACTGCCCAGTTGCCTCCAGTGAATTTGGACATCAGTCCAGCCTTGGATACCCATACTTTGGCAGTGCATTATGACAAAGAAATCGAGTCTATTGAATTAGATGAAGTGATGCGTCAGGAAGAAAACTCTGGTATTTTATTTAATGCTACCGAACTTCGAGAACTATTAAAAGATAGTTTTATTAACGAATTTCAATTTGACGTACGTAAATTCAAGGATATTGTTCGTTTAGTAGATGGTTATGATATTCAAGATGCGATACATTCGGCGTACAATAATTATAGTATTGAAGATACCGCATTTATTGTTCGTTCGAATAAAAGAGCTAATCAATACAACGAACAAATTAGAACTCGAATTTTAGACCGAGAAAGTGAGCTATCAACAGGAGACTTTTTGATGGTGGTAAAGAACAATTACTTTTGGTTAAAAGATTCGGATGAAGCTGGTTTTATTGCTAATGGTGATATTATTGAAGTGTTAGAACTATTTAGCATTCAAGAATTGTATAGTTTTAAGTTTGCCAAAGTTAAAATCCGAATGGTGGATTATCCCAATCAAAGGCCTTTTGAAACGGTTTTGCTTTTGGATACAATAAAAAGTGAATCGCCTTCGTTGACTTATGAAGAGTCCAATCGTTTATATCAAGAAGTGCTAAAAGATTACGAAGGTGAAACTAAGTACAAGCAATTTCAGAAGATAAAAAACAACGAATATTTCAATGCATTACAAGTTAAATTCTCCTATGCAATAACCTGTCATAAATCGCAAGGCGGACAGTGGAATACGGTTTTTATCGAGCAGCCGTATTTGCCGGACGGAATCAATAATGATTATATTCGTTGGTTATATACAGCAATGACACGAGCAAAAAATAAATTGTATTTGATTGGTTTTAAAGACGAAAGTTTTGTGGACTAA